DNA sequence from the Salifodinibacter halophilus genome:
GAATGACGCCCGCCATTGCTGGCCGTTTTCACGGCGTATGCGCACATCCAATGGCTCGAGTGCGACGCTACCGCCCGGTACCTTGGGCCCGGCAAAGTCGACACGAGCCTTTTTAACAATCAGTGCATCGAGGTACCCGCGCAGGCGGTCGAGTTTCTGCCAGTCGGGCGTCGCACCTTGCGTGCGCGACCAGTTGACTAAGCGCACTTGCCCGTTTGCCGACCGCCGGACTTTGAGACGCGGGCGTTCAAGGACGATTGCCTGCGCCTTGAAGCGGCCGCGTATAAGTGAATTCATGTCGAACCGGATTGTCACCCGGCGGCCGCGTACGGCTGGCTTGGCATGGTCTGGGCGAAACAGACCGACGTTTTTAAGCGTCACGGCCGGTCCGGCGCCGGCCCAGTCGAGCGACAGGGCCTTGGCGGTTACATGGCCGTCGATGTGTTGACTGGCGGCGCTGGTGATAGCGGGCCGCGCCGTCGTGGCAATCTGTTCGATGCCCCAACCGGTCAACGCCAGCATCAGTCCCAGGGAAGCGAACTGCGCCAGGATTTCGATCAGCGTTTTTTGCCAGTAGGGCGAATCAGTGGCCATGCGTGCGGCGGGCGGTTAGGACAGCGCGGCTACGGCGTTACAGCATAGCCGAGTTGGTGGCGTTCGGCGAATACGCCGTAGCGACGCGGTTTACGCCAAGCCGTAATCTTGGCCTCAACCGCTGCGGTGGTAGGGATGACCGGTAAGAATTGTATGCGCGCGGTAGAGTTGCTCGGCAACGATCACACGGACCAATGCGTGCGGCAATGTTAACGCTGATAACGACCGAGTCGCATCGGCCCGCGCGCGGACCGACGGGCCGAGGCCGTCCGGTCCACCCACCAGAAGTGCGCGATCGCGGCCGTCCATCTGCCAGGCGTCGAGATCGCGTGCGAGCCCTTCGGTGGACCAACTGCGGCCGGTTTCGTCCAGGGCGATCGCTTCGGCACCGTCTGGAATAGCGCGCAGCATGCGCCGGTCTTCGTCAGCAACAGCGCGCGTGGTGTCGCCACTTTTGCGGTCGCTAGCGGCGATCGCGGATAGGCTCAGATCGATACCACGCGGTAGCCGTTTGCGGTACTCGTCAAAGCCGGTATCGACCCAGGTTGGCACGCGCTTGCCAACGGCAATGAGCGCGATTTTCAATGCGAGCTGTTGGCTTGTCGCTCGTTGGTGCCGACGTCCCAGAGTTTTTCGATCTGATAGTAGGCGCGGGTGGCGGGTTGCATGACATGGACGATGACCCCGCCCAGGTCGATCAATGCCCAGTCGGCTGGTTCAAGTCCTTCGACGCGCGGCGCAAGCCCGGCTTGCTTGGCATTTTGGATGACGGTTTCCCCGATGCGTTTGACATGGCGTGACGAGTTGCCACTACAGATGATCATGTCGTCGGCGATGGTCGTCAGCGCGCGGACATCGAGCACCTGTATCGATTCGGCTTTGAGCTCGTCGATCGCAGCGCGGGCGATATCCAGTGGTTCGGTGTGTTCGGTGGTCATGAGCGCTCGGTGGTGGCGGGTTGGCTATAGACGTTCGTGGTCATCAGCTCCTCCAGAACAGTATCGGGCAGCAGGTAGCGTGGGCTGGCGCCGGCGGCCAGCAGTGCACGGATGCGGCTGGCGGATATAGCCAGCGTCGGCGGTTCGATCGGGATGATGGCGCCGGCCGGCCGGGATGCGAGTATGGCTGGGTCGTCGCTGTAGCGGATGTCGAGTTCGGCTGCGGCTTCGGCAGCTAGTGCCGGCCTCGAGCTACCGCGGTCGATCAGTGCGATATGCGCCAGTTCGAATAGTTCGCGCCAGTGGTGCCAGCTAGGCAGATCGGCGAATACATCACGGCCCATAATCAGGCACAGCGGTCTATTCGGCCATTCGGCGCGCATGTCGGCCAATGTGTCGACTGTGTACGAGCGTCCGGCGCGCCGCAGTTCCCGGCTGTCCATGGTCAGGCGGGGTTCGGGCGCGGTCGCGAGATTGACCCAGTGCGCACGTTGTTCGGCGCTAGCCGCTGGTGCGTCGCGGTGCGGCGGCTGGCCGTTCGGAATCATGCGGACTTCGTCCAGATGTAACTGTTCCGCGGTCTCCAGCGCCAGTCGGAGGTGGCCGTGATGGATTGGGTCGAATGTGCCGCCGAGAACGCCGATCGGCGGCTCAAGCGTCGGTTTGTCGTTGCTCAACGCAGGTGACCGTCGCCGTAGACGACATATTTTTCCGAAGTCAGCCCGAGCAGGCCCACCGGTCCGCGGGCATGAAGCTTGTCGGTGGAAACACCGATTTCCGCGCCGAGCCCGTATTCGAAACCATCGGAAAAACGCGTCGACGCGTTGACCATGACCGACGCCGAATCCACGGCTCGGGTGAAGTAGCGAGCTGTCGACCAATTCTCGGTCACGATGGCATCGGTATGGGCTGAACCATAGGCCGCAATGTGATCGACTGCACTAGTCAGGTCATCGACCACACCAATCGCCAGCTTGGGGCCGAGAAACTCCGCGCCCCAATCGCTGGCGGCAGCGGTTTCGATGGCGTCGCTCGCCGCACAGGCACGTTCGCAGCCGACCAGCGTTATACCGGCTTGCTCGAATTCATGGGCGAGTCGGGGCAGGACCGCAGGGGCGATGGATGCCGCGACCAGCAGCGTTTCCATGGTGTTGCAAGTGCCGAAACGCTGGGTTTTGGCGTTGACGGCTATGGCCACGGCTTTATCGAGGTCGGCGTCGGCATCGATATAGACGTGGCAGACACCGTCCAGATGCTTGATCACCGGCATCTGTGCATTATTGGCGACGCGCTGGGTCAGCGACTTTCCACCGCGTGGCACGATAACGTCGATATGTTCGGCGTCGGCTAGCATGGCGCCGACCGCGGCGCGGTCGGTGGTTTCGATCGCTTGCACGGCTGTCTCGGGTAGGTCGGCTTCGGCCAAGCCACGCGCCACGCAGGCCGCGATCGCCAAGTTGGTGTTGATCGCCTCGGAGCCGCCGCGCAAGATCGCCGCGTTGCCGGATTTGATACACAACGCGGCCGCGTCGACCGTGACGTTGGGCCGCGATTCGTAGATGATGCCGATCACGCCCAGCGGCACCCGCATTTGGCCGACCTGAATACCGGATGGCTGGTAGGTCAGGTCGTTGATCGCGCCGATCGGATCGGGCAGGGCGGCAACTTGGCGCAGGCCGTCGGCCATGCGCTTGATCGTGTCGTCGCCGATGGCCAGCCGATCGAGCGCGGCGTCGTCCAACGTGTGGCGCCCGGCGTCGAGGTCGCGCACATTCGCCGCCTTGATGGTGTCTCGGCCGTCGTTTAGCGCTTCGGCGATCGCTTCAAGCGCGGTGTTTTTCCGACCGGGGTCGGCCAGCGCCATGTGGCGTGCGCTGGTCCGGGCGCGCTCGCCGATTGCGTACAGTTCACGCTCAGTCTCGGCGTCGTCAGTGGTTTGGATGGCGTTCTGATCCATTTGCTTTCGGTGTCAGGCGGCTACCTTCCGCCCATATGTGCAGTCGACAAGTCCGTGGATCAAGCTTACCAGCTCATCCCATGCACGGCCGGCCTCGGCTCCTTTGTTAATCCGGTCGATGCGGGCGACGTCATGGAGTACGTGCGCCAAGTGGTCGCTGCTTGTCCGCCGTGCCAGCTCGGTGATCCGGCGTTTGCGAGCGGCTGGCATGAATACCTTGGACAAAACGGCATCGACTTGATCGTAACGCGCGGCTACTGCGGCTCGGTATAAAAGTCGGATTTCGCGGACCAGTGCCCAGGTGATTGGCACCGGGTCCGTACCTTCGGTGCGCAGACGGCGTAGCACGCGGATCGCGCCGGCGCGGTCGCCGTCGACCGCGCGCGCGGTTAGCGCGAACATATCGAAATGGGCGTCGTCGCCGGCTACGGCTTCGATCGTGGTTGCGTCGATTGTTTCGCCGGGTGTGGTCAGCGCCAGTCGGTCGATCTGCTGGGACGCAGCCAGGAGGTTACCTTCCGTGCGCTCGGCCAGTAACGCCACGGCGTCCTCGGCAAGGGTGACACCTGCAGCGTGTGCGCGGTTGTTGAGCCAGCTACGCAGCGCGTTACCGCTAACCGGCCAGGCGAAGACGGCGATACCGGCCGAACTAAGGGCTTTGTACCATGCACTCTGGCGTGCATTGCCTTGGAGCGACGGCGCCACGATCAGAATGATCGTATCGGCGGGCGGTTTATTGGCGATTTCCTTGAGCGCCGCCGCACCGGTTTTGCCCGGCCCCTGGCTCGGGATGTGCAGCTCGATGCATTGTTTGTTGGCGAACAGCGATCCGGTCGCGCCGGCGCTTCGAATGCGGTCCCAGTCGAAGCCGGGTTCAGCGTGGTGGATCTCGCGCTCGTCGAAGCCGTGGCGCCGGGCAGCTGCGCGCACGGCGTCCGCGGCTTCGACCACCTGCAGCGGCTCGCTGCCGCCGATCAGATAGATCGAGGCCAGTTGTGAGCCATCGAGTTTATCGGCTAGCCGGTCGGGTGCGATTTCCACGGTGCTTAGGCGGCGGCCTCGATCCGGTGGCTATGGCTGATATCGACGCTATCCTGGAGCATGATCGAGGCCGAGCAGTATTTCTCGGCTGAAAGTTGCACCGCCCGCGCAACCTGTTTGTCGCTCAGGCCGTGCCCGGTGACCACAAACGTCATATGGATGGCGGTAAAAATCTTTGGTTCGGTATCGGCGCGTGTGCCATCGACCTCGATTCGGCAGTCGGTCACGTCCTGGCGCGCTTTTTTCAGGATGTGCATCACGTCCATCGCGCTACACGCACCCACACCCATGAGCATTAATTCCATCGGTCGCGACCCAGCGTTTTGGCCGCCCAGGTCGGGTGGCCCGTCGATGGCTACGTCGTGGCCGCTGTCAGCACGGGCGTTGAACTGCAGTTCGCCCTGCCAGTTGATGACTGCTTGCATGTGAATCCGTATCCGGTGTTTCTACCGGAGTCTGTGGCGTGCTCGGCTCGCAATCAAGTCTTATGGAGCGAGCGGTTGGCTCAGTCCGGTTCCGCTAACAGTTGTTCCAGCGCCGTTGCCGGATCGGGTTGGCGCATGAACGACTCGCCCACGAGGAACACGCCAAATCCGGCTCGCTGGAGACGGCGGCGATCATCGGCGTTGTGGATGCCGCTTTCGCTGATGGTCAGTCGGTCCGCCGGCATGGCGGTCGCCAAGGTTTCGCTGGTGGTCAGCGTTGTCTCGAACGTCGTGAGATCGCGGTTGTTGACGCCGACAAGTGTCGTTTCCGGCAGACGTTTAACGCGTTCGAGTTCGGCGCGGTCGTGGACTTCGGCTAGAACGGCCATGCCGAGCGCTTCGGCGTGCGCGGCCAAATCGATTAGTTGTGCATCGGTCAGCGTCGCGACAATCAATAAAATGCAGTCCGCGCCCAGCGCGCGCGATTCGTCGATCTGGATGGGATCGAGCATGAAATCCTTGCGCAGCGCGGGCAGGCCCGACGCGTGACGCGCCTCGGCCAGATATGCGGCGCGGCCCTGAAAGTAGTCGCAATCGGTCAGAACCGACAGACACGCCGCGCCGCCGGCGGCATACCGCTCGGCGAGCCAGGTGACGTCGAAATCGGTGCGAATCAAGCCTTTGCTCGGTGAGGCTTTTTTAATCTCGCCGATGACCGCCGCCGGTGCCGTGGCGGCGAGTGCGCCGGCGAAATCACGCGGTGCCGATGCGGCGGCAGCGCGATCGGCCATCGCTGCGGCGCCGACGTCGCGGTAAAGTGCGTCGATTTCGCCGCGTTTGTCGGCGA
Encoded proteins:
- the rlmH gene encoding 23S rRNA (pseudouridine(1915)-N(3))-methyltransferase RlmH, encoding MKIALIAVGKRVPTWVDTGFDEYRKRLPRGIDLSLSAIAASDRKSGDTTRAVADEDRRMLRAIPDGAEAIALDETGRSWSTEGLARDLDAWQMDGRDRALLVGGPDGLGPSVRARADATRSLSALTLPHALVRVIVAEQLYRAHTILTGHPYHRSG
- the rsfS gene encoding ribosome silencing factor, encoding MTTEHTEPLDIARAAIDELKAESIQVLDVRALTTIADDMIICSGNSSRHVKRIGETVIQNAKQAGLAPRVEGLEPADWALIDLGGVIVHVMQPATRAYYQIEKLWDVGTNERQANSSH
- the nadD gene encoding nicotinate-nucleotide adenylyltransferase, with protein sequence MSNDKPTLEPPIGVLGGTFDPIHHGHLRLALETAEQLHLDEVRMIPNGQPPHRDAPAASAEQRAHWVNLATAPEPRLTMDSRELRRAGRSYTVDTLADMRAEWPNRPLCLIMGRDVFADLPSWHHWRELFELAHIALIDRGSSRPALAAEAAAELDIRYSDDPAILASRPAGAIIPIEPPTLAISASRIRALLAAGASPRYLLPDTVLEELMTTNVYSQPATTERS
- a CDS encoding glutamate-5-semialdehyde dehydrogenase; translated protein: MDQNAIQTTDDAETERELYAIGERARTSARHMALADPGRKNTALEAIAEALNDGRDTIKAANVRDLDAGRHTLDDAALDRLAIGDDTIKRMADGLRQVAALPDPIGAINDLTYQPSGIQVGQMRVPLGVIGIIYESRPNVTVDAAALCIKSGNAAILRGGSEAINTNLAIAACVARGLAEADLPETAVQAIETTDRAAVGAMLADAEHIDVIVPRGGKSLTQRVANNAQMPVIKHLDGVCHVYIDADADLDKAVAIAVNAKTQRFGTCNTMETLLVAASIAPAVLPRLAHEFEQAGITLVGCERACAASDAIETAAASDWGAEFLGPKLAIGVVDDLTSAVDHIAAYGSAHTDAIVTENWSTARYFTRAVDSASVMVNASTRFSDGFEYGLGAEIGVSTDKLHARGPVGLLGLTSEKYVVYGDGHLR
- the holA gene encoding DNA polymerase III subunit delta — translated: MEIAPDRLADKLDGSQLASIYLIGGSEPLQVVEAADAVRAAARRHGFDEREIHHAEPGFDWDRIRSAGATGSLFANKQCIELHIPSQGPGKTGAAALKEIANKPPADTIILIVAPSLQGNARQSAWYKALSSAGIAVFAWPVSGNALRSWLNNRAHAAGVTLAEDAVALLAERTEGNLLAASQQIDRLALTTPGETIDATTIEAVAGDDAHFDMFALTARAVDGDRAGAIRVLRRLRTEGTDPVPITWALVREIRLLYRAAVAARYDQVDAVLSKVFMPAARKRRITELARRTSSDHLAHVLHDVARIDRINKGAEAGRAWDELVSLIHGLVDCTYGRKVAA
- a CDS encoding OsmC family protein; its protein translation is MQAVINWQGELQFNARADSGHDVAIDGPPDLGGQNAGSRPMELMLMGVGACSAMDVMHILKKARQDVTDCRIEVDGTRADTEPKIFTAIHMTFVVTGHGLSDKQVARAVQLSAEKYCSASIMLQDSVDISHSHRIEAAA
- the trpC gene encoding indole-3-glycerol phosphate synthase TrpC encodes the protein MKSAVGNNVLADIIADKRGEIDALYRDVGAAAMADRAAAASAPRDFAGALAATAPAAVIGEIKKASPSKGLIRTDFDVTWLAERYAAGGAACLSVLTDCDYFQGRAAYLAEARHASGLPALRKDFMLDPIQIDESRALGADCILLIVATLTDAQLIDLAAHAEALGMAVLAEVHDRAELERVKRLPETTLVGVNNRDLTTFETTLTTSETLATAMPADRLTISESGIHNADDRRRLQRAGFGVFLVGESFMRQPDPATALEQLLAEPD